The bacterium region CCATCTCTTGCAAGCAATAGGCAACCAAGTGGTGGAAAATGATTTTGATAAAAAAATTTGCTATACGACTTCGGAAAAATTTGCCTCGGAGCTGATCAGCTCTATCCGCGATAAAACCGTTGATAAATTTAAATTACAATATGCAAAGTTTGATGTTTTAATTATCGACGATATCCAATTCCTGTCGGGAAAAGAAAAAACTCAGGAAGAATTTTTCCATATTTTTAACGCTTTATACCAAAAAAACAAGCAAATCGTTCTTTCCAGCGACCGGCCACCAAAAGCGATCCCTACCCTGGAAGAGCGGCTAAGATCCCGCTTTGAAGGCGGAATGATCGCCGATATCGGTATCCCTGATTTTGAGACAAGAATGGCTATTTTAAAAGCAAAAACCAGAGAAAAAAACCTGAATATCTCTCCGGATATTTTAAATTATATTGCCACCAATATCCAAAAAAACATCAGGGAGCTGGAAGGCGCCCTGAAGCGGGTCCAAGCTTTGACCGAATTCAGCGCGAAAACCATAACCCTGAAAGAAGTAGAAGGTGTTTTAGCCGATGTGGTTTCCGCTTCTTACCGCAAACTAACCACGACCAAAGAAATTATCAAGATCGTTTCGGAATTTTATAATGTGAACGTCGACGAATTATCAGCGCATAGCCGCAAACAAGAGATCGTCAAACCTCGCCAGATAGCTATGTACCTGATGCGCTCGGAAATCAATACTTCGTTTTCTTCGATTGGGGAAGTCTTGGGGAAAAAAGACCACACCACCGTCATGCATGCTGTCAATAAAATCCAGGAAGATATTTCTTTGGACAAAAATATTGAACAAGAAATAATTTTGATCAAACAAAGAATTTATAATCAATAATTTTTTTCCGCGGAATAACTTGTTGATAACTCTTAATTTTATTTAAAAAACGGTGTAAAAAAAGTGAATTGATTCTGTTTAATTTCTGAATAAAAAAAAGGGGCGCGGCTAAAAAAGTTTTTCTGAATTTTTATCCCCAAAACCTCTCCCTATTTTCGATCAATTATCCACCCCTTTAATTCTTTTTCTTTCTTTTATAATATAAACCTTTAAGGCTTTTCCCCAAAATTATTCTTCTTAATAATAATAGTAATAATTTATATATATAAATTAACTTATAATATATTATCTTCTAAAATCAAACTTATGGAATTTATTTGTACGCAAGAAAATTTAAACAAAGCGCTTCTGGCGGTAGAAAAAATAATTACCAAAAACACCACTTTGCCAATTTTATCAAATGTGCTTTTGGAAACGGATAATGGCAGACTAAAAATTTCCGCCACTAATTTGGAAATCGGGGTCAGTTATCGAATCGGCGCCAAAATTGAAAAAGAAGGATCAATTACTATTCCAGCCAGAGTCCTGTCTTCTTATATCGCCAAACTGCCAAACAAGAAAATAAAGTTTAAAACAGGCGAAAACAATGTATTAAATGTTTTTTTGGATGAAATTACCACCAATGTTAAAGGAATGGACGCAAGGGAGTTCCCAATTATTCCCAAATTAAACGAAAAACCTGTGGGTGAAGTAAAAAATGTGGATTTTAAAAATGCTCTTTTGTCGACGATTATGGCTTCCGCTGTCAGCGAGGTCCGCCCCGAATTGAGCGGAATTTATTTATTCTTTGATTTTTCTAAAAAAATTCTGACAATAGTCGCAACCGACAGCCATCGCTTGGCGGAAAAGATCATTCCTTTGGCTAAAGGCGATTTTGAGCAGGGAGAAAACGTTTCGGTGATCTTGCCGAAAAACACCGCCCAAGAGTTAATCCGGGTTTTGGACAATGCCGCGATAACGGAAATTACCCTTTCCGCCAATCAAATTCTTTTCTCGATGGACGGCATTAGCCTGATTTCCCGTTTGATTGACAGTAAATACCCCGATTACAAGCAGATAATTCCGCAAGCTTTTGAGACCGAAATTACCCTTGAAACTAAACCACTTATTAATTTGATCAGGATTGCCGGTTTGTTTTCCGATACACAGCTGATGAACGTGTCTTTTAAAACCAATATTGCCGAGTCTTTGGTGATAATTAAGTCAGAATCCGAACAAATTGGCTCTAATGAAGCAAAAATCAAAGCCCAGATAAAAACAAAAGAAAAAAACGAAGATATTGAAATTGTTTTCAATCATAAACAGCTTTTGGAAGGATTGAGCGTGATTTTTGACGAAAAGGTGATTTTGGGCATAAACAACGGAAGCGCTCCGGCTGTACTGAAGCCGGAAGACGCCAAGAGTAATTATTTATATGTCATAATGCCCAAAGTGGTTTAAACTCCAAATTTATGGCTTTTGTCGGGTTAAAATCTTTTTTAAATCAAGCGGTTAATCGCGCCGGGATAGATGAAAATATCAAAGCGGCGGGCATTTGCGATTTGTGGGACAAGATAATTTTTAAAATGTTCGATAAGATTTTCATAGAGAAGTGCAAAGCGATCAGTTTTAAAAAAGGCGAATTGACAGTGGCGGTGCTGGACGAATTTTTTATTGAAAAGCTGGAAACAGAAAAATATGAAATCATAGAAGCGCTGAATAAAGAAATCGGCAAGAATATAGTAGATAAAATAAAATTTGAAGTGTAGAGAGTATTGCAATCCCGAGAAAATTTTCTCGGGATTGTTTTTATGGTGGAGAACACGGCGCAGTTTTTAAAAAAAGATAGGTTATAAGTTTAAATTAAAGCAGCGGCGAGTAACCCGCATTGCGCATTAAACCGTTTTTATGCTATAATATAAATTATGAACGGATTATCCGAATTAATTAAAAACAAAAAATTTTTAATTTCCGCCGCGGCGATCAGCGTTATTTTAATTGCCGCTGTTTTTTTAATTTTCGCTTTTTTCGGCAATAAAGAAAAATCCTCGATTCCTGTTGTCCCTGCCGCTTCAGCCGTACCCAAAGAAAAAACAGCGGAAGAAATAATCAACAGTTTGACGGCTCCGGTTTCGGGTGAAAAATCGGCGCCTGTTTCCAAAGAAATCCTCGATTCTCTTACGCCTCCCGCGCAAATAAACAAAGAACCAACGGTTGATCCTAAAACCGGCAAAGCTATTGAGATTGCGCCAACCCCGACTCCGGTTTCCAAAGAAATCATTGACAGCTTGACAGCCCCGGCGAAATAATGATTTATGAAGCAAGATTTATGAGTAGCGGGTTAATGATAAGCTTTTAATTTCAAATTCAAAAATCATTTTAAATTTTAATATCTTAAATCAAAACCTATGTTTCAACCAAACAAAACTATCAAAAACATTGCCTTTATTTTTGGAGTAATAACATTGTCTGCAGGTTTGGGTTACGCGGTTCTCGCCTGGACCGAACCGTCCGTCAATCCTCCAAATCCTGACCCAAATGTTTCCATTCCATTAAATACAGGACTTACAGGCCAGATTAAAAGCGGTAATTTGCAAGTAAACGCTTTAGGGATTCAAGGTTTTGGTAATGTTTTACTAGTGCCAAACGGCAATGTTGGCATCGGGACGACGAATCCGACAACCGGCAAATTGGTTGTTTCTGGTGGAAATATTGATATAACAGGAAACAGAATCATCAATCTGGCGGCTCCGATTGCTTCTACTGATGTTGCGACAAAGGGGTATGTGGATGCGCAAAGCGGAGGAGGCGGCGGAAGAAGCGGAACAATAGTGCTTTATGACCAAGGAAACATGCAAGGTATAAAAACGACATCATGGTTCTCAAGGATATATCTGCCAAGCGAGACCTGTACTGCATACGCTAACTACTGCTTTGGGGACAACACAATCGGAAATTCAAAGTGCGTATCAAAGCAGATTTTTAATTCCAGCGGCAATATGTTCACAGTTGACCTCAAGCCGGGAACACAGATAGGCAGCGGAGGCTCATGCAACACAACATACACCAAAAAGCAGGCAGACACCTTTATTTATGCGACATGCAGCGTCACTGCATGGGAGTGGCAAACGGCAAGCGCAAGCGTCAGCAGGCCGGGAGCCACCATAACGTCATGCAGCGCAACAGGCAGCTGCACATATTGCGCAAGCGTCTCAAGCTCGAATTCAGGGACAGACGCCGGCACTCCGGCTGGGACAGTGTATACTGCAAGTTGCGGTGGTTGCTGCACAAAGTCAACATCAATAACAGAATATTCTGGCGAATTGCCATTTCCCTTGGGGCACCTGGAAGTTACCTACACATGCCCATAGCTGATAACCTGGGAGTTGGGGTCAACTCTATTTTTCTTAAAACATATTAAGAATATAAAAATCATAATAAATGCCAAATCCATAATTATATTAATATCTGGTTTTGCTGTGGTTAGTTTGGCTGTTTTTGCCGTGCTTCTTTCGCCCGAGACAAAGCTTTTTTCTCCTGAAATAGAAAGAGGTATTGTCCAAAAACAGGGTTGCGTTTCCAGTGTTGAAGAAAAAATCGTCCGCGGTAATTCTTTAACCGGCGTGATTGAACCCGGCGAGACCGTGAAAATCCTTTTTGGTTATTATGATTGCAACGAAATTAAAAAAGAAGATATAATTGTTTATTCTTATGCCGGCAACCCGGTTCCGTTGATTAAAATCGTCAAAGGAATTCCAGGTGATAGTTTTCGCCTACAGAAAGAGGAAAGCGGCCCCGTTAGAGGTAAAACCTCTAACGGGGTAAACCGGAACATTTTAATCAAGGGTGAAGTTCTGAAAAATGCGCAAAGTCAACCGTACCTTATTGGCGAAAGCGGCTACCGGATGCTTTCGCTTTACGAAAGGGATTATAAAGGTGTTATTCCTGAAAATGCTTATCTTCTTTTGGGCAATCTTGCTTCAGGTTCTCTAGATGGCACGCACTTTGGATTAATAGGAAAGGCCGACATCTTAGGGAAGGTTGAGTATTAAAAACCGTTAGCGAGAGAAAAAGGGATTAAGTACCTTTCTATATCTAAAACGGTATAATTTTAAATAAATTAATTTAATTTAAAATTATTCTATATTTAAATTCACAGAAAACTAAGTTTATGCTTAAAAGTCTTCAAACCAATTTTAAATTGAAAAATCTAATCGTTGTTTTTTTAACCCCAATTTTATTATTGGGGTTTTTGGTTGAGTCGGCGCATGCTGCGGGAACGGATCATGCCGTAATTTCGGAAATACAAATAGCGGGGGTTACGGCCGATGACGAATTTATAGAATTATATAATCCGACGGATCAAGAAATAAATTTAACCGGCTATAGTTTGAAAAAGAAAACGAAGACAGGAACTGAAAGCGTATTAGTCGCGAATAGTTATTTTCAAGATATGGTTATCAAGCCTCACGGTTATTTACTCTTAACCCATAAAGAAAGCTATCAAGGTTCAGCGCCATCAAATATAGAATGGCCTAAAAGTTACTCCTTATCGTCTGATAATGCAATTCTTCTTTATAACGATAAAGGAGTTGTTTCTGATAAAGTTGGCTGGGGAGCATCAGCAGACTTCGAAGCGGCCGCTTTTTTAGAAAATCCGTTAGCTGGGCAATCTCTTGAGCGCAAATCCGGTATTGATTCTACTAGGGATACTTTGGCTAGCGGCGCGGATAAATTTTTTGGCAATGGATGGGACATGGACAATAATAGTATGGATTTTGTTTTGCAAACAATTTCTAATCCGCAAAATTCAGCAAGTCCGATTGAACCGGCGATTGAAAATTCGCAAGCACCCGCCTCAAGTCCGATTCCACCCTCGACACCCAGCAGCAATCCCGTTGCGAGCATTAGCCCTGTTTCAAAAAGTTTTCCTGTAGCGGAAGCGGGCGCGGACAGAGAAGCGGTAATTGGAGAAAATATTGATTTTGACGGTTCAGATTCTTTCGATTCTACGGGGAAAGACTTGATCTTCAGTTGGGATTTTGGCGACAAAACTGGCGCCAAGGGAATAAATGTTTCGCATATTTATAATGCAATCGGAGAATATAACGTGATCTTAAAAGTGAATAACGGCGAAAATATCAGCGAAGATTCTTTAAAATTAAAAATTATCGCGCCGGAATTTTCCGATAAAATTATTTTAAGCGAAATTCTTCCTAATCCGCCGGGCGCCGACAAAGACGGCGAATGGATCGAGCTTTTTAATTCCGGAGATAAAAGGGTGAATCTTCTCGGGTGGATTTTGTCGAGTAGCGCAAAAACCAGCGGCAAGCAATATGTTTTTTCCGGCGATAGATTTATTGAGCCCAAAAAATTTTTGGCGATCAAGAGAAGCGAAAGCGG contains the following coding sequences:
- the dnaA gene encoding chromosomal replication initiator protein DnaA is translated as MNNQELWQAVLGQLELILSKASFTTWLKNTSIISQKTNEVVIGVPNGFTKEWLENKYHKFILKSVQDITGEIKIVKYIIGAAAAGPKNELPETKNKTKTEPKNNEEQKQEKPRNKTTEQNCVFIDSETNLNPRYTFESFIVGSHNELAHAACVAVTRNLGTNYNPLFIYGSVGLGKTHLLQAIGNQVVENDFDKKICYTTSEKFASELISSIRDKTVDKFKLQYAKFDVLIIDDIQFLSGKEKTQEEFFHIFNALYQKNKQIVLSSDRPPKAIPTLEERLRSRFEGGMIADIGIPDFETRMAILKAKTREKNLNISPDILNYIATNIQKNIRELEGALKRVQALTEFSAKTITLKEVEGVLADVVSASYRKLTTTKEIIKIVSEFYNVNVDELSAHSRKQEIVKPRQIAMYLMRSEINTSFSSIGEVLGKKDHTTVMHAVNKIQEDISLDKNIEQEIILIKQRIYNQ
- the dnaN gene encoding DNA polymerase III subunit beta, which translates into the protein MEFICTQENLNKALLAVEKIITKNTTLPILSNVLLETDNGRLKISATNLEIGVSYRIGAKIEKEGSITIPARVLSSYIAKLPNKKIKFKTGENNVLNVFLDEITTNVKGMDAREFPIIPKLNEKPVGEVKNVDFKNALLSTIMASAVSEVRPELSGIYLFFDFSKKILTIVATDSHRLAEKIIPLAKGDFEQGENVSVILPKNTAQELIRVLDNAAITEITLSANQILFSMDGISLISRLIDSKYPDYKQIIPQAFETEITLETKPLINLIRIAGLFSDTQLMNVSFKTNIAESLVIIKSESEQIGSNEAKIKAQIKTKEKNEDIEIVFNHKQLLEGLSVIFDEKVILGINNGSAPAVLKPEDAKSNYLYVIMPKVV
- a CDS encoding DciA family protein, yielding MAFVGLKSFLNQAVNRAGIDENIKAAGICDLWDKIIFKMFDKIFIEKCKAISFKKGELTVAVLDEFFIEKLETEKYEIIEALNKEIGKNIVDKIKFEV
- the lepB gene encoding signal peptidase I: MVSLAVFAVLLSPETKLFSPEIERGIVQKQGCVSSVEEKIVRGNSLTGVIEPGETVKILFGYYDCNEIKKEDIIVYSYAGNPVPLIKIVKGIPGDSFRLQKEESGPVRGKTSNGVNRNILIKGEVLKNAQSQPYLIGESGYRMLSLYERDYKGVIPENAYLLLGNLASGSLDGTHFGLIGKADILGKVEY
- a CDS encoding lamin tail domain-containing protein is translated as MLKSLQTNFKLKNLIVVFLTPILLLGFLVESAHAAGTDHAVISEIQIAGVTADDEFIELYNPTDQEINLTGYSLKKKTKTGTESVLVANSYFQDMVIKPHGYLLLTHKESYQGSAPSNIEWPKSYSLSSDNAILLYNDKGVVSDKVGWGASADFEAAAFLENPLAGQSLERKSGIDSTRDTLASGADKFFGNGWDMDNNSMDFVLQTISNPQNSASPIEPAIENSQAPASSPIPPSTPSSNPVASISPVSKSFPVAEAGADREAVIGENIDFDGSDSFDSTGKDLIFSWDFGDKTGAKGINVSHIYNAIGEYNVILKVNNGENISEDSLKLKIIAPEFSDKIILSEILPNPPGADKDGEWIELFNSGDKRVNLLGWILSSSAKTSGKQYVFSGDRFIEPKKFLAIKRSESGLVLANEGGKVSLIWPADKILSEVSYGSAKDGKSYAFINNSWQWADIPTPNKENSAKSFAASSKENIATLADISKNINGQEGAGGEGEAIGDIAINSLLARSAVSQLEKSFSIEDFLNQLISEKVNNAISKAKANDTDLPEKVSLLADNAGGEGIAGIDQESACKDFCAESERNASNRQKDVRNNPWFYGDIALSILSLFLVWRYQEVRKKLKLS